From one Candidatus Lernaella stagnicola genomic stretch:
- a CDS encoding alpha-2-macroglobulin family protein, whose protein sequence is MKRTCYVVCILILAVLFGAAFSLSGCLLTRPANAVPAGTVAAGEVCGNALSRGFEATFSPPAGTTWRKTNAVRVWLAKLDGTLVAYATDIDYDAENQVLHARFGKNVSPQEEPLYLVRYEIGVGDDRTTASFSLAQVLGALQVRILGPDTFQTGSRGAIRIIAHDRFSGEPLPGATITVTFRDEKAVTEVFRGQSADDGTCDISFDVPARQWQDAALVVAAQWRGQEVSLEHEVTLRHDTRILLTSDKPLYQPGQTMHLRALALGKADRQPAAGRLAWLEVQDGKGNKVFKKKLQTNRFGIFAADFVLADQVNLGTYRISAIEGETSVEKTVEVKHYVLPKFKVKIDADRSWYLPAATIRGTIDAQYLFGKPVSGAKVAIEGLATIVGVEKFVDLTGKTNAEGRFDFELRIPDTLTGRPVDQGKARVQVHAVVTDAAGHTQEALRSYPVARAPLVAQVLPESGELVPGLENRLFILVTTPDGTPVVDAKVALQPGKAPRQDDWWTLPFAAATDAFGLTEMRVNVPDDSGFTITVRARTAEGSEIEETLRLRPERTKTPLLLRTDAPTYRMGDVIQLIALVGGTSTRTVFFDLVRDNQTLLTASAAIAGGRAEAQIPVTAEMTGGVVATAYVFTPEGNAVRDTRLIYIHPEADLKVAITPRKDTYRPGEAAAIDVAVTDLKGHPVAAALGITIVDEAVFALQDMQPGLEKIFFTLEKELMKPRYEIHTFQPEIVVLDPRPDPTRKRGQTAMLAAIAPAVVPAIDEKQATDLRSAVVEKLRKQIEDDLQRVAVLYAKHKGDTNRIDIAKLSDPWFHPYRISAAGARVYRLVSAGPDRQFATDDDLTVEDPKYVEERKKMAEAQRAFGAGGFAGRGNFEGAVDLFEDEDRAMAKGEALKEPAAATRTVDGSRGDSGPAIRVREYFPETLFVDPSLITDGQGNATLNLDMADSITTWRIAAQAVSAKGWLGSGTAPVRVFQDFFIDIDFPVALTRHDEVKVPIALYNYLERAQTVTLNIEAADWFELLDGGLQRQVLLQPGEVKAETLHVKATKVGRHALTVYARGSKQSDAVKRVVRVEPDGEMQETNITDRLPGEVSQNVEFPDGAIPGANVLLVKIHPGLVSQVLEGLDNIFRMPSGCFEQTSSTTYPNVMVLDYMKASRQITPELQMKAEGFINQGYQRLLTFEVPGGGFEWFGRGPAHIILTAYGLMEFHDMSRVYEVDEAVIVRTQEWLAGMQQQDGSWKPNQQFLDRVAAKFANDVLRNTAYVTWALGRTEYQGKAVRKGVAYLEKHHADAKDAYTLALLANALVAGKASDAIIDKVFSRLADMRVDEEDQSYWPAESTAVGSRGKSSDIETTALAGMVLVAAHREPQTVNRIVNYLISAKDSFGTYYSTQATVFAMHVLLGAAQAGGRDVEGKVDVFLNGEAAGAFDINPDNAEVLRMLDVSDRTRSGQNEIKLTFAGKGEPAYQIVARHYMPWGAREKPGDKEALSIDVSYDKQSLRVDETVACRVTIRNQAPGTLGMVVVDVGVPPGFQPLRETLTKLVEEKTVSKFSTTARQVTFYLDELRPEQKLKLEFDLKALYPVRAAAPATKVYEYYNPETNATSEPTTLVITK, encoded by the coding sequence ATGAAGCGCACGTGTTACGTCGTATGTATTCTTATTCTGGCCGTCCTTTTCGGGGCGGCTTTTTCCTTAAGCGGCTGCTTATTGACCCGACCCGCCAATGCGGTGCCCGCCGGAACGGTTGCGGCGGGCGAAGTGTGCGGCAACGCACTGAGCCGAGGCTTCGAGGCGACGTTCTCCCCGCCCGCAGGTACCACGTGGCGTAAAACGAACGCCGTGCGCGTCTGGCTCGCCAAGCTTGACGGCACCCTCGTGGCGTACGCGACCGACATCGATTACGACGCCGAGAACCAGGTCCTGCATGCCCGTTTCGGCAAGAACGTCTCCCCGCAGGAAGAGCCGTTGTACTTGGTTCGCTATGAAATCGGCGTCGGCGACGACAGGACCACGGCTTCCTTCAGCCTCGCGCAGGTCCTTGGCGCACTCCAAGTAAGGATTTTGGGGCCGGACACCTTCCAAACCGGAAGCCGCGGCGCAATACGGATCATCGCCCACGACCGTTTTTCCGGCGAACCCCTCCCCGGCGCGACGATCACCGTGACCTTCCGGGACGAGAAAGCGGTCACCGAAGTGTTTCGCGGACAAAGCGCCGACGACGGCACCTGCGATATCTCCTTCGATGTGCCCGCACGGCAGTGGCAAGACGCCGCGCTGGTTGTCGCGGCCCAATGGCGGGGTCAGGAAGTATCGCTCGAACACGAGGTGACTCTGCGTCACGACACGCGAATTCTGCTCACGAGTGACAAGCCGCTGTACCAACCGGGCCAGACAATGCATCTGCGCGCGCTGGCTTTGGGCAAGGCCGACCGCCAACCCGCGGCCGGGCGCTTAGCGTGGTTGGAAGTGCAGGACGGTAAGGGCAACAAAGTTTTCAAGAAGAAACTCCAGACAAACCGTTTCGGCATTTTCGCCGCCGACTTCGTCCTCGCCGATCAAGTGAACCTCGGGACCTATCGCATTTCGGCCATCGAAGGTGAGACCAGCGTCGAGAAAACGGTCGAGGTCAAGCACTATGTGCTGCCCAAATTCAAGGTAAAGATCGACGCGGACCGCTCCTGGTACCTACCCGCGGCAACCATACGCGGAACCATCGACGCCCAATACTTGTTCGGCAAACCGGTCTCCGGGGCGAAAGTGGCGATCGAAGGTTTGGCGACGATCGTCGGCGTCGAGAAATTCGTCGATTTGACCGGCAAAACCAATGCCGAAGGGCGTTTCGATTTCGAATTGCGGATTCCCGACACCCTCACCGGTCGCCCGGTCGACCAAGGCAAAGCGAGAGTGCAGGTTCACGCCGTGGTGACCGACGCCGCCGGACACACTCAGGAGGCGTTGCGCAGCTACCCCGTGGCCCGCGCGCCGCTCGTGGCGCAGGTGTTGCCCGAAAGCGGCGAGTTGGTTCCCGGTTTGGAGAACCGCCTGTTCATCCTCGTGACCACGCCCGATGGCACGCCCGTGGTCGACGCGAAGGTTGCGCTGCAACCCGGCAAAGCGCCGCGCCAAGACGATTGGTGGACCCTGCCGTTCGCCGCAGCCACCGACGCCTTCGGTTTGACCGAGATGCGCGTCAACGTGCCCGACGACAGCGGCTTCACAATTACGGTCCGCGCCCGCACCGCAGAGGGTAGCGAAATTGAGGAGACCCTGCGCCTGCGGCCCGAGCGCACCAAAACCCCGCTTCTGCTTCGCACCGACGCCCCCACCTACCGCATGGGCGATGTCATCCAACTTATCGCGCTGGTCGGCGGGACATCCACGAGAACCGTGTTCTTCGACCTAGTCCGCGATAACCAGACGTTGCTGACCGCCAGCGCCGCCATCGCCGGCGGCCGCGCCGAGGCTCAGATTCCAGTCACAGCCGAGATGACCGGCGGTGTCGTGGCCACGGCCTATGTGTTCACGCCCGAAGGCAATGCGGTGCGCGACACGCGCCTCATCTACATCCACCCGGAGGCCGACCTGAAGGTCGCCATCACGCCGAGAAAAGACACGTATCGCCCGGGCGAAGCCGCCGCGATCGACGTCGCCGTGACCGACCTGAAGGGGCACCCCGTCGCCGCGGCCCTCGGCATCACCATTGTCGATGAAGCGGTATTCGCGTTGCAGGATATGCAACCCGGTTTGGAGAAAATATTCTTCACGCTCGAAAAAGAGCTGATGAAACCGCGTTACGAAATTCACACCTTCCAGCCCGAGATCGTCGTGCTCGATCCGCGTCCGGATCCGACTCGCAAGCGCGGCCAGACCGCCATGCTCGCGGCCATTGCGCCCGCCGTGGTCCCGGCGATTGATGAAAAGCAGGCCACCGACCTGCGTTCGGCCGTCGTGGAGAAACTACGGAAACAAATCGAGGATGATCTGCAGCGGGTCGCCGTGCTTTATGCCAAACACAAGGGCGATACGAACCGGATCGACATCGCGAAATTGAGCGATCCGTGGTTCCACCCCTATCGTATTTCGGCCGCAGGAGCCCGCGTCTACCGCTTGGTCAGCGCCGGGCCCGACCGTCAGTTCGCCACCGACGATGACCTCACTGTCGAAGACCCGAAATACGTCGAAGAGCGTAAGAAGATGGCGGAGGCGCAACGCGCGTTCGGCGCCGGCGGTTTCGCCGGGCGAGGCAACTTCGAGGGCGCGGTTGATCTTTTCGAGGATGAGGACAGAGCGATGGCCAAGGGCGAAGCGTTAAAAGAACCCGCGGCCGCCACCCGTACCGTTGACGGTTCGCGGGGGGACTCCGGCCCCGCAATTCGAGTGCGCGAGTACTTCCCCGAAACCTTGTTCGTCGACCCGTCGCTGATCACCGACGGACAGGGCAACGCCACGCTCAACCTGGATATGGCCGACTCCATCACGACCTGGCGCATTGCGGCCCAGGCCGTTAGCGCCAAGGGTTGGCTCGGCAGCGGCACTGCCCCGGTGCGCGTGTTCCAGGACTTTTTCATCGACATCGATTTCCCTGTCGCCCTAACCCGGCATGACGAGGTCAAGGTGCCGATCGCGCTTTACAACTACCTTGAGCGCGCTCAAACCGTGACGCTGAACATCGAGGCGGCGGATTGGTTCGAACTGCTCGATGGCGGCCTGCAGCGGCAGGTTCTGTTACAGCCGGGCGAAGTCAAAGCCGAAACGCTGCACGTCAAGGCAACCAAAGTCGGGCGTCACGCGTTGACCGTCTACGCCCGCGGCAGCAAGCAAAGCGACGCGGTCAAACGGGTCGTGCGGGTCGAACCCGATGGCGAAATGCAGGAAACGAACATCACCGACCGACTCCCAGGCGAAGTGTCGCAAAACGTCGAGTTTCCCGACGGCGCAATTCCCGGCGCCAACGTGTTGCTCGTCAAAATACACCCCGGTCTGGTCAGCCAGGTACTCGAAGGGCTCGACAACATTTTTCGCATGCCGTCGGGCTGTTTCGAGCAAACCAGTTCCACGACGTATCCTAACGTCATGGTGCTCGACTACATGAAAGCCTCCCGGCAAATCACGCCTGAGTTGCAGATGAAAGCCGAGGGCTTCATCAACCAGGGTTACCAACGCCTGCTGACCTTCGAGGTGCCCGGCGGCGGTTTCGAATGGTTCGGTCGTGGCCCGGCGCACATTATTCTGACGGCCTACGGCTTGATGGAATTCCACGATATGAGCCGCGTGTACGAAGTCGATGAAGCGGTGATCGTGCGCACGCAGGAATGGCTGGCCGGCATGCAACAGCAGGATGGTTCGTGGAAACCCAACCAACAGTTTCTCGACCGTGTCGCCGCGAAATTCGCCAACGATGTGCTGCGCAACACGGCGTATGTCACCTGGGCGCTGGGCCGCACCGAATATCAAGGCAAGGCGGTGCGCAAGGGAGTCGCCTATCTCGAAAAACATCACGCCGACGCCAAAGACGCCTATACCTTGGCGCTGCTGGCCAATGCGCTGGTCGCCGGCAAAGCCAGCGATGCGATCATCGACAAGGTGTTCTCGCGTCTGGCCGATATGCGGGTGGACGAAGAGGACCAGTCGTATTGGCCCGCGGAATCCACGGCAGTGGGCAGCCGCGGCAAAAGCTCCGATATCGAAACCACCGCCCTGGCGGGGATGGTCCTCGTGGCGGCCCATCGCGAACCGCAAACCGTCAACCGAATCGTCAACTACCTTATCTCCGCCAAGGATTCCTTCGGCACGTACTACTCAACGCAGGCCACGGTGTTCGCCATGCACGTATTGCTCGGCGCGGCGCAGGCGGGAGGTCGCGACGTTGAGGGCAAGGTGGACGTATTCCTCAACGGTGAAGCGGCCGGCGCATTCGACATCAATCCGGACAACGCCGAGGTCTTGCGCATGCTCGATGTGAGCGACCGCACCCGCTCCGGCCAAAACGAAATCAAGCTGACCTTCGCCGGCAAGGGCGAACCGGCCTACCAAATCGTCGCGCGGCACTACATGCCGTGGGGCGCTCGCGAGAAGCCCGGCGACAAGGAAGCGCTCAGCATCGATGTGAGTTACGACAAGCAGTCGCTGCGCGTGGATGAGACGGTCGCGTGCCGCGTCACCATCCGCAACCAGGCGCCCGGCACGCTGGGCATGGTGGTCGTGGATGTCGGCGTGCCCCCCGGCTTCCAACCGCTGCGCGAGACATTGACGAAATTGGTGGAGGAGAAAACCGTCAGCAAATTCTCGACGACCGCGCGGCAGGTCACGTTCTACCTTGACGAGTTACGCCCGGAACAAAAGTTGAAACTCGAATTCGATCTCAAGGCGCTGTACCCGGTGCGCGCCGCGGCCCCCGCGACCAAAGTGTACGAGTATTACAATCCGGAAACGAACGCGACGAGCGAGCCGACGACGCTGGTGATTACGAAATAG
- a CDS encoding epoxyqueuosine reductase QueH, producing the protein MNLRSRLSRHALTGRSVPWHCNAMNVLLHICCAPCSIVPIDRLRAEGAELRGFWYNPNIQPVTENRKRSEAVRQYSARVDLPMIWRDEYRLQEFLRMVAFRESERCRLCLRMRLSAAANVAKRGKFDYFTTTLLYSKRQQHDLIAQVGETVGKEAGVQFMYRDFRPGWREGIERSKQEHLYRQQYCGCLYSEKDRYWGKLE; encoded by the coding sequence ATGAATTTGCGATCCCGGCTCAGCCGGCACGCGTTGACCGGTCGCAGCGTTCCGTGGCACTGTAACGCCATGAATGTTCTGCTTCATATTTGCTGCGCGCCCTGCAGTATTGTGCCGATCGACAGACTTCGTGCCGAGGGCGCCGAGTTGCGTGGTTTTTGGTACAATCCGAACATTCAGCCGGTTACGGAAAACCGGAAGCGCAGCGAGGCGGTTCGGCAGTACAGCGCCCGCGTTGATTTGCCCATGATTTGGCGCGACGAATACCGGTTGCAGGAATTTCTTCGCATGGTGGCGTTCCGCGAAAGCGAGCGTTGCCGATTGTGCCTGCGCATGAGATTGAGCGCGGCCGCCAACGTGGCCAAGCGCGGAAAATTCGACTATTTCACAACCACGTTGCTTTACTCCAAGCGCCAACAGCACGACCTGATTGCCCAGGTCGGTGAAACCGTCGGCAAGGAGGCCGGGGTACAATTTATGTACCGCGACTTCCGCCCGGGATGGCGGGAAGGTATTGAGCGGAGCAAACAAGAGCATCTCTACCGCCAACAGTATTGTGGTTGCCTTTACAGCGAAAAGGATCGGTACTGGGGAAAACTGGAATAA
- the lpxC gene encoding UDP-3-O-acyl-N-acetylglucosamine deacetylase → MFWQRTLAAAVSCTGVGLHSGGNVTVTIRPAPADNGIVFCRTDLPGRQRIRAVAANVGGTNFATTLMGDGFVIGTIEHLMAALSGHGVDNAIVEVDGDEIPIMDGSAAAFSYLVDSAGVMEQSTPRRYIQILKPVSISEGDKRAALFPADGFALTYEIDYDHPIIRRQRFDVVVTRESFRTELAAARTFGFLAEVTQMRENGFANGGSLDNAVVIGNYSVINNGGLRYPNEFVRHKALDAMGDLYLAGYPILGRMHGVKSGHALNHKLVMAMLRDKKAWRLVEGQPAAIERPNATIHSVSAGS, encoded by the coding sequence ATGTTTTGGCAACGAACTTTGGCAGCAGCGGTTAGTTGCACGGGAGTGGGGCTGCACTCCGGTGGAAATGTGACCGTCACCATACGCCCGGCACCGGCCGACAATGGCATCGTCTTTTGTCGCACGGATCTGCCGGGTCGCCAGCGTATTCGCGCTGTCGCGGCCAACGTCGGCGGTACAAACTTCGCCACAACCTTAATGGGCGACGGCTTTGTCATCGGCACGATCGAACACCTGATGGCGGCCTTGTCCGGGCACGGTGTCGACAACGCGATCGTGGAAGTCGACGGCGACGAAATTCCGATCATGGACGGCAGCGCCGCGGCTTTCAGTTACCTCGTCGACAGTGCCGGCGTGATGGAACAAAGCACGCCGCGCCGTTATATTCAAATCCTCAAGCCGGTTTCCATCAGCGAAGGCGACAAGCGCGCGGCCCTGTTCCCGGCCGACGGTTTCGCCCTGACCTATGAAATCGACTACGACCACCCAATCATTCGGCGCCAACGTTTCGACGTCGTGGTAACGCGCGAGAGCTTCCGCACCGAACTGGCTGCGGCGCGTACTTTCGGTTTCTTGGCCGAAGTAACGCAGATGCGCGAAAACGGTTTCGCCAACGGCGGCAGTCTCGACAACGCGGTGGTTATCGGGAACTACTCGGTGATCAACAACGGCGGACTTCGCTATCCAAACGAATTCGTTCGTCACAAAGCGTTGGATGCCATGGGCGATTTGTACCTCGCCGGGTACCCGATTCTCGGCCGCATGCACGGCGTGAAAAGCGGCCACGCGCTCAATCACAAGCTAGTCATGGCCATGCTCAGGGATAAGAAGGCGTGGCGCCTTGTAGAAGGCCAGCCCGCCGCGATCGAACGTCCGAACGCTACTATCCACTCGGTTTCGGCCGGTTCCTGA
- a CDS encoding CapA family protein codes for MKLYKRHLIIGAWLLAFLLAMGSAGCERTARSKTLSVDEPTVMTVTLVGDLGLGLAVESYPWIKKNGYDAAFEHVRPHMKGADYFVANLETPIVDPEMETVFGERRPRHDRAVAAVLKKEGVGIVGLANNHLMDYGEAGLKTTIRYLDEAGIRHFGAGVNLEEARRPLILEKDGFKTAIVAGCRPRKWRLLATAKLPGVAPVTEPRWGRDIREAKKQADFVIAYPHWGACYHPKVKDSQRQFAAIAVNAGADIVVGHHPHIPQKVEMQKGVPVLYSIGNFVYHGVRKKGRDRTLKYDYSWIAKIEITRKGLKSVTIIPFFNNNMRVDFTPRPAKVEKARWLYNRLLPPDSWQFEDSVAVLRLMKKD; via the coding sequence ATGAAATTGTATAAACGCCATCTGATAATCGGCGCTTGGTTGTTGGCTTTCCTGCTGGCGATGGGATCGGCGGGTTGTGAGCGCACCGCGCGCAGCAAAACGCTAAGCGTCGACGAGCCGACCGTAATGACCGTCACCTTGGTCGGCGACCTGGGACTGGGCCTCGCCGTGGAATCCTATCCGTGGATCAAAAAGAATGGTTACGACGCGGCATTCGAACACGTGCGTCCCCACATGAAGGGTGCCGACTACTTCGTGGCAAACCTTGAAACCCCCATTGTCGATCCCGAGATGGAAACCGTCTTCGGCGAACGCCGGCCCCGCCACGACCGGGCTGTCGCCGCCGTGTTGAAAAAGGAAGGCGTCGGTATCGTAGGCCTCGCCAATAACCATCTGATGGATTACGGCGAGGCCGGGCTCAAAACGACCATCCGCTACCTCGACGAAGCCGGCATTCGACATTTCGGCGCGGGCGTTAACCTCGAAGAGGCTCGCCGCCCCCTGATTTTGGAGAAAGACGGCTTCAAGACCGCCATCGTCGCCGGTTGCCGGCCCCGGAAGTGGCGCCTGCTGGCGACCGCGAAACTACCGGGCGTGGCTCCGGTGACCGAACCGCGGTGGGGCCGGGATATCCGCGAAGCTAAAAAACAAGCGGATTTCGTGATTGCCTATCCGCATTGGGGCGCCTGCTACCACCCCAAGGTGAAAGATTCCCAGCGGCAGTTCGCCGCCATTGCCGTGAACGCCGGGGCGGACATCGTCGTCGGGCATCACCCGCACATTCCGCAGAAAGTCGAAATGCAAAAGGGCGTGCCGGTGCTCTATTCGATCGGCAATTTCGTTTACCACGGCGTTCGCAAGAAGGGTCGCGACCGCACTCTGAAATACGACTACTCCTGGATCGCGAAAATCGAGATCACCCGCAAGGGGCTCAAGTCGGTGACGATTATTCCCTTCTTCAACAACAATATGCGGGTCGATTTCACGCCGCGACCCGCGAAAGTGGAAAAGGCCCGGTGGCTCTATAACCGTCTATTGCCGCCCGATTCGTGGCAATTCGAGGACAGCGTCGCGGTTCTCCGGCTAATGAAAAAAGACTAG
- a CDS encoding outer membrane protein transport protein: protein MRGFLRPWRLLFAALWIVCALAAPGAVHASPLDMYGFGTRAIAMGGAFTGLADDYAAVYYNPAGMIYNEGNHMAVGFMAAKNYFDLKLVPIDGITKRKAALLHAIENEKVDIDDSTAYFMGFTSKLNRYLALGLLAYLPTDYMVRLNPIDSHFPSFIMYENRAKRAVTYVGAALSPVSGFSIGGGLSVFADSKGVFKIPVEMKNRDTSGNTLEGKDEDLDVDADLILDFPFSYTPYAGVMVRPCEWLRLGASYRGSFQWDVTVDVDARLTVENYQVNLSDLSELAPGLLPLKGVIELHAPALGNKPLRVPIELEGLDGTLTVNASVPVRVLADMSDHWKPQEAAFGGAVKAGDAWTISGDVTWYDWSEYPSPDLRLIIDDWNINLATLPTSMRARIRTLSVPVLGTVGPLPPVQVTLPGLTTNVKIKFPTRQIIRPKTHDIFVPRIGFEHRLPPAYGALWVGQVQVALRAGYSFQPTPFEAQRGYINLVDTDKHVMSAGAGITFNKALSFDAYGQYHHLIPIRFEKDLVDPDLPFEAVEAQGYILGGGASVSYHW, encoded by the coding sequence ATGCGAGGATTTTTGCGCCCGTGGCGCTTACTGTTTGCCGCATTGTGGATAGTGTGCGCTCTTGCTGCGCCCGGTGCGGTTCACGCCAGCCCGCTGGATATGTACGGCTTCGGCACGCGCGCCATCGCCATGGGCGGAGCGTTTACCGGTTTAGCCGACGACTACGCCGCCGTGTACTACAACCCGGCGGGGATGATCTACAACGAAGGCAACCACATGGCCGTCGGTTTCATGGCGGCCAAAAACTATTTCGATCTGAAACTCGTACCGATCGACGGCATCACGAAACGAAAGGCCGCGTTACTACACGCGATCGAAAACGAGAAAGTGGACATCGACGACTCTACCGCGTATTTCATGGGTTTCACGTCCAAGCTGAACCGGTATCTCGCCCTGGGCTTGCTCGCTTATCTGCCGACGGATTACATGGTCCGCCTCAACCCGATCGACAGTCACTTCCCCTCGTTCATCATGTACGAAAATCGCGCGAAACGCGCCGTGACGTACGTAGGGGCGGCGTTGTCACCGGTTTCCGGTTTCAGCATCGGCGGTGGCTTAAGCGTGTTCGCCGACAGCAAGGGCGTGTTCAAGATTCCCGTTGAAATGAAAAACCGCGATACGTCCGGCAACACCTTGGAGGGCAAGGACGAAGATCTCGATGTGGACGCCGACCTTATTCTCGATTTCCCTTTCAGCTACACACCCTATGCCGGGGTAATGGTACGCCCCTGCGAATGGCTGCGACTGGGGGCTTCGTACCGCGGTTCGTTCCAGTGGGATGTTACCGTTGACGTCGACGCCCGGCTGACCGTTGAGAACTATCAGGTGAACCTTTCCGACCTGTCCGAATTGGCGCCGGGCCTTTTGCCGCTCAAGGGCGTGATCGAATTGCACGCCCCGGCGTTGGGTAACAAGCCGCTGCGCGTGCCGATCGAATTGGAAGGCCTGGACGGCACGCTAACCGTCAACGCTTCGGTGCCCGTGCGGGTGCTGGCCGACATGAGCGACCACTGGAAACCGCAAGAAGCGGCCTTCGGTGGCGCGGTGAAAGCGGGCGATGCGTGGACCATCTCCGGCGACGTGACGTGGTACGACTGGTCGGAGTATCCGTCCCCCGACCTGCGGCTGATCATCGACGACTGGAACATCAATCTGGCCACGCTGCCCACGAGCATGCGCGCGCGTATTCGTACTCTCAGCGTGCCGGTGCTCGGGACGGTGGGCCCGCTGCCGCCGGTCCAGGTGACGCTGCCCGGATTGACGACCAACGTGAAAATCAAGTTCCCGACGCGGCAGATCATCCGGCCGAAAACCCACGATATTTTTGTGCCGCGGATCGGGTTCGAACACCGCCTGCCGCCGGCGTACGGCGCTCTGTGGGTCGGGCAGGTGCAGGTAGCCCTGCGGGCCGGGTACAGTTTTCAACCCACGCCTTTCGAGGCGCAGCGCGGCTACATCAACCTGGTCGACACGGACAAACACGTGATGTCGGCGGGGGCGGGCATTACGTTCAACAAGGCGCTTTCGTTTGACGCATACGGCCAGTATCATCACCTCATCCCGATTCGCTTCGAAAAAGATCTGGTCGATCCCGATCTCCCCTTCGAAGCCGTGGAAGCCCAAGGGTATATTCTCGGCGGCGGGGCGAGCGTTTCCTATCACTGGTAA